One genomic region from Stutzerimonas decontaminans encodes:
- a CDS encoding class I SAM-dependent methyltransferase, whose amino-acid sequence MTTSSPIELEFSRKYDRQHAYEYLHKHQDGLARRLSHWRDEQMARRALKIAGDPDLVLDLPCGAGRFWPLLAEHPSRMIFAADNSADMLAIAEASQPLDVLKRVETFQTSAFAIDMGDNAVDNIFCMRLLHHVADPAHRLAMLREFHRVTRDTLIVSLWVDGNYKAWKRKRLERRRPAKDNQNRFVVARSLIEAEFAEAGFDILDRNDFLPGYAMWRVYVLRKRG is encoded by the coding sequence ATGACGACATCGAGCCCTATCGAACTGGAGTTCTCGCGCAAGTACGACCGCCAGCACGCCTACGAATATCTGCACAAGCACCAGGACGGGCTGGCCCGGCGGCTATCGCACTGGCGTGACGAACAGATGGCGCGCCGCGCACTGAAGATTGCCGGTGACCCCGATCTGGTGCTCGACCTGCCCTGTGGCGCCGGGCGCTTCTGGCCGCTGCTGGCCGAGCACCCAAGCCGGATGATCTTCGCCGCCGACAATTCGGCCGACATGCTGGCGATCGCCGAGGCGTCGCAACCGCTGGATGTGCTCAAGCGGGTGGAAACCTTCCAGACCTCGGCCTTCGCCATCGACATGGGCGACAACGCGGTAGACAACATCTTCTGCATGCGCCTGCTGCACCACGTCGCCGATCCGGCGCATCGGCTGGCGATGCTGCGCGAATTCCATCGCGTCACGCGCGACACGCTGATCGTTTCCCTCTGGGTCGATGGCAACTACAAGGCCTGGAAACGCAAGCGCCTGGAGCGTCGTCGACCGGCCAAGGACAATCAGAACCGCTTCGTCGTCGCGCGCTCGCTGATCGAGGCGGAGTTCGCCGAGGCCGGTTTCGACATCCTCGACCGCAACGACTTTTTGCCGGGCTATGCCATGTGGCGGGTCTACGTGCTGCGCAAGCGGGGTTGA
- a CDS encoding response regulator transcription factor — MRILVIEDNRDILANVLDYLELKGYVVDCAQDGLSGLHLAATEHYDLIVLDIMLPGIDGYQVCKRLREDAGRDTPIIMLTARDALADRLQGLSAGADDYLIKPFALSELVARIEAILRRCQGSRKRQLQVADLCYDLDTLEVSRGGQPVRLNPIGHKLLALLMQRSPAVVRREVLEEALWGEDLPESDSLRSHIHQLRQVLDKPFDKPLLHTVHGVGFRLAEESDAR, encoded by the coding sequence ATGCGCATCCTCGTCATTGAAGATAACCGTGACATCCTGGCCAACGTGCTGGACTACCTCGAACTCAAGGGGTACGTGGTGGATTGTGCTCAGGATGGCCTCAGCGGCCTGCACCTGGCCGCGACCGAGCACTACGACCTGATCGTGCTGGACATCATGCTGCCCGGGATCGACGGCTATCAGGTCTGCAAGCGGTTGCGCGAGGATGCCGGACGGGATACCCCGATCATCATGCTCACCGCCCGCGATGCGCTGGCCGACCGCCTGCAGGGGCTGAGTGCCGGGGCCGACGATTATCTGATCAAACCCTTCGCGTTGTCGGAGCTGGTGGCCCGTATAGAGGCGATCCTGCGACGTTGCCAGGGCTCGCGCAAACGCCAGCTGCAGGTCGCCGATCTCTGCTACGACCTGGATACGCTGGAGGTCAGCCGTGGCGGTCAGCCCGTCCGCCTCAACCCCATCGGCCACAAGCTGCTGGCGCTGCTGATGCAGCGCAGCCCCGCAGTGGTGCGCCGTGAAGTGCTGGAGGAAGCGCTGTGGGGCGAGGACCTGCCCGAAAGCGATAGCCTGCGTAGCCATATCCACCAGCTGCGCCAGGTGCTCGACAAGCCCTTCGACAAGCCGCTGCTGCACACCGTGCACGGTGTCGGTTTCCGTCTGGCGGAGGAAAGCGATGCTCGCTAA
- a CDS encoding SdiA-regulated domain-containing protein produces MQIHPTTAQRIGLRVGRSYRLFALLALLLIGLGMSIALHWNDRLYFYLTHQLNVRVFDPALRWLPGYRVVIDAKPIQGVPRNLSSITYDADLDRLLGVFNGGPTEIVALSKSGELLERFPLEGFGDIEGLTYMGNGRVAVSDERAQRISIFQLPTQPRSIDVSEAKFFSLGINLNGNKGFEGVTYDAVGDRLFIVKERDPRQLYEVSGVAASLDGELQLAIHDRSDWIASQVFATDLSDIHFDAETGHLILLSDESHLLMELSGDGRMLSYRSLNGLFSDLQRTAAQAEGVTLDNDGTLYVVSEPNLFYSFRREEG; encoded by the coding sequence ATGCAGATCCACCCCACCACCGCGCAACGCATCGGCCTGCGCGTCGGCCGCAGCTACCGGCTGTTCGCTCTGCTCGCCTTGCTGCTGATCGGCCTGGGCATGAGCATCGCGCTGCACTGGAACGATCGGCTGTACTTCTACCTGACCCACCAGTTGAACGTCCGCGTGTTTGACCCGGCGCTGCGCTGGCTGCCGGGCTACCGGGTCGTGATTGATGCAAAGCCGATCCAGGGTGTCCCGCGTAATTTGTCGTCCATTACCTATGACGCCGATCTCGACCGCTTGCTCGGCGTGTTCAATGGTGGGCCGACCGAGATCGTTGCTTTGAGCAAGAGTGGTGAGCTGCTCGAGCGCTTTCCTCTGGAAGGCTTCGGCGATATCGAGGGGCTTACCTACATGGGGAATGGGCGAGTGGCGGTGTCGGACGAGCGTGCCCAGCGGATCAGTATTTTCCAGCTGCCCACGCAGCCGCGCAGCATCGACGTTTCCGAGGCGAAGTTCTTTTCCCTGGGCATCAACCTCAACGGCAACAAGGGCTTCGAGGGGGTGACCTACGATGCCGTGGGCGACCGCCTGTTCATCGTCAAGGAGCGTGATCCGCGTCAGCTCTATGAGGTCAGCGGTGTTGCCGCCAGCCTTGACGGCGAATTGCAACTGGCGATCCACGACCGCAGCGACTGGATCGCCAGCCAGGTGTTCGCCACCGACCTCTCGGACATTCATTTCGATGCTGAGACCGGCCACCTGATCTTGCTCAGCGACGAATCGCATTTGCTGATGGAGCTCAGCGGCGATGGGCGCATGCTCAGTTATCGCAGCCTCAACGGCCTGTTCAGTGACCTGCAACGTACGGCTGCACAAGCCGAAGGCGTGACCCTCGACAACGACGGCACGCTGTATGTGGTCAGCGAGCCGAACCTGTTCTACAGCTTCCGCCGCGAGGAGGGCTAG
- a CDS encoding phosphatase PAP2 family protein produces MPALPDRSGQSRPFNFALGFGVPAILMLALLIGDPTQLDFAFSRLFYEPGVGFVGRHSWLLEDFLHDRVKQAVIAIGVLAIAGFLLSLLPTRLARWRRPLGYLVLALGISTSIVTPLKTLTGVHCPWSLTDFGGSETFTSLLAERVPTLKPGRCWPGGHASAGFSLLALFFVLRDPRPRLARYALGLALGLGLILSLGRVMQGAHFLSHNLWTLLFDWTICLACYRLLLYRTAEQPITLAEPAI; encoded by the coding sequence ATGCCCGCTCTACCCGACCGTTCCGGCCAAAGCCGCCCTTTCAACTTCGCCCTCGGTTTCGGCGTGCCGGCCATATTGATGCTGGCGCTGCTGATCGGCGATCCGACTCAGCTTGATTTCGCCTTTTCCCGACTGTTCTATGAACCCGGCGTCGGCTTCGTCGGCCGGCACAGCTGGCTGCTCGAAGACTTTCTGCATGACCGTGTCAAGCAAGCGGTGATCGCCATCGGCGTGCTGGCCATCGCTGGCTTCCTGCTCAGCCTGCTGCCGACGCGCCTGGCGCGCTGGCGTCGCCCTCTAGGCTATCTGGTGTTGGCGCTGGGCATCTCAACCAGCATCGTCACTCCGCTGAAGACGCTCACTGGCGTGCATTGCCCCTGGAGCCTGACCGACTTCGGCGGTAGCGAGACTTTTACTTCACTGCTGGCCGAACGCGTGCCGACGCTCAAGCCCGGGCGCTGCTGGCCAGGTGGCCACGCCTCGGCGGGCTTCTCGCTGCTGGCGCTGTTCTTCGTGTTGCGCGACCCTCGCCCGCGGTTGGCGCGCTACGCTCTCGGACTGGCCCTGGGCCTGGGTCTGATTCTTTCACTGGGACGGGTAATGCAGGGGGCACACTTTCTCTCGCACAACCTCTGGACGCTGCTGTTCGACTGGACCATCTGCCTGGCCTGCTATCGGCTGCTGCTCTACCGCACGGCGGAGCAGCCGATCACCCTGGCCGAACCGGCGATTTAA
- a CDS encoding LTA synthase family protein, with protein sequence MPILPRRHGRERSAPSFNGLAAHLRFTLASALALLLLFALQRLGLLLFNRELIGSTPLASFVEAFGNGLRFDLRVTVYILLPLLLGVLSMRMMAARRLLTLWLGACASVTILLGLIELNFYREFHQRLNSLVFQYLQEDPATVLSMLWHGFPVLQLLAAWGVASAAMFALFGWLERLTRGAPTPHSPGVSRDGPAWYTRTAVFTLVVLVCVVAARGTLRQGPPLRWGDAFTTESMFANHLGMNATLSLYDAAKHRFSSHRDNSWKPTLPAEQAETITRELLLTDNERLVDTGLAPVRRDFQPPADGQLPVRNVVVILMESFAGRYVGALGSKEGITPSFDRLAEEGLLFSRFFSNGTHTHQGMFASMACFPNLPGFEYLMQTPEGGNRFSGLPQLLSARGFNDLYVYNGDFAWDNQSGFFSNQGMTRFIGRSDYVDPVVADPTWGVSDQDMFSRAAEELGQLDQTKPFYALLQTLSNHTPYALPEQLPVAPVQGHGSLDQHLTAMRYSDWALGQFFDRVRDEPWFKQTLFVVVGDHGFSVPEEVTEMDLFRFNVPLLLIAPGISERFGSRRDVVGTQVDVVPTIMGRLGGEVRHQCWGRDLLSLAADDPGFGIIKPSGSDQTVAMIRGERLLVQPKDQPARLYRYRLGANPQGERLDDDEAAAPMLRQLQAYLQTATGGLLANRTGDREREAVPLASAEVLTESPRTSPVRKAKEG encoded by the coding sequence ATGCCTATTCTTCCGCGACGCCATGGGCGTGAGCGCTCGGCGCCCAGTTTCAACGGCCTGGCCGCACACCTGCGTTTCACCCTTGCCAGTGCGTTGGCGCTGCTGCTGCTGTTCGCCCTGCAGCGCCTGGGCTTGCTGCTGTTCAACCGCGAACTGATCGGCAGCACGCCGTTGGCTAGCTTCGTCGAGGCGTTCGGCAATGGCCTGCGCTTCGACCTGCGGGTGACGGTATACATCCTGCTGCCACTGCTACTCGGTGTGCTGAGTATGCGAATGATGGCTGCCCGGCGTCTGCTGACGCTGTGGTTGGGGGCCTGCGCCAGCGTGACGATCCTGCTCGGGCTGATCGAGCTGAACTTCTATCGCGAGTTTCACCAGCGGCTCAACAGCCTGGTGTTCCAGTATCTGCAGGAAGACCCGGCCACTGTGTTGAGCATGCTCTGGCATGGCTTCCCGGTACTGCAGCTGCTGGCGGCCTGGGGCGTGGCGAGTGCAGCAATGTTCGCCCTGTTCGGCTGGCTGGAGCGGCTGACGCGTGGTGCGCCGACGCCTCACTCGCCCGGCGTGAGCCGCGACGGCCCGGCCTGGTATACCCGCACCGCCGTGTTCACGTTGGTGGTGCTGGTCTGCGTGGTGGCCGCTCGCGGCACGCTGCGCCAGGGGCCACCACTGCGCTGGGGCGACGCCTTCACCACCGAGTCGATGTTCGCCAACCACCTTGGCATGAACGCGACGCTCTCGCTGTATGACGCCGCGAAGCACCGCTTCTCCAGCCATCGCGACAACAGCTGGAAACCAACGCTGCCGGCCGAACAGGCCGAGACGATCACCCGCGAATTGCTGCTGACCGACAACGAGCGACTGGTGGATACCGGCCTGGCGCCGGTGCGCCGGGACTTCCAGCCGCCGGCGGACGGGCAGCTGCCGGTGCGCAATGTGGTGGTGATCCTGATGGAGAGCTTCGCCGGACGCTACGTCGGCGCACTGGGTAGCAAGGAAGGCATTACCCCGAGCTTCGACCGCCTTGCCGAGGAGGGCCTGCTGTTCAGCCGCTTTTTCTCCAACGGTACCCACACCCACCAGGGCATGTTCGCCAGCATGGCCTGCTTCCCCAATCTGCCGGGCTTCGAGTACCTGATGCAGACGCCCGAGGGCGGCAACCGTTTTTCGGGCCTGCCGCAGCTGCTCAGCGCGCGCGGGTTCAACGACCTCTACGTCTACAACGGCGATTTCGCCTGGGACAACCAGTCCGGCTTCTTCAGCAACCAGGGCATGACCCGTTTCATCGGCCGCAGCGACTACGTAGATCCGGTCGTGGCCGATCCGACCTGGGGCGTATCCGATCAGGACATGTTCAGTCGCGCCGCTGAGGAACTGGGCCAGCTGGATCAAACCAAGCCGTTCTATGCCCTGCTGCAGACGCTCTCCAACCACACGCCGTACGCATTGCCGGAGCAGCTGCCCGTCGCGCCGGTGCAGGGGCACGGCAGTCTGGATCAGCATCTGACGGCGATGCGCTATTCGGACTGGGCGCTGGGCCAGTTCTTCGACCGGGTGCGCGATGAACCCTGGTTCAAGCAGACGCTGTTCGTGGTGGTCGGCGATCACGGCTTCAGCGTGCCGGAGGAGGTGACCGAGATGGACCTGTTCCGCTTCAACGTGCCGTTGCTGCTGATCGCCCCGGGCATCAGTGAGCGCTTCGGCAGCCGCCGCGATGTGGTCGGCACCCAGGTCGATGTTGTGCCGACCATCATGGGGCGACTCGGTGGCGAGGTGCGGCACCAGTGCTGGGGCCGCGATCTGCTCAGCCTGGCGGCGGACGATCCGGGATTCGGCATCATCAAACCCTCGGGCAGCGATCAGACGGTGGCGATGATTCGCGGCGAGCGCCTGCTGGTGCAACCGAAGGATCAGCCAGCGCGGCTGTATCGCTATCGTTTGGGCGCCAATCCGCAGGGCGAGCGACTAGATGACGACGAGGCCGCCGCACCCATGTTGCGCCAGCTGCAGGCCTATCTACAGACCGCTACCGGCGGGCTGCTCGCCAACCGCACGGGTGATCGTGAACGCGAGGCCGTGCCGCTGGCCAGTGCGGAGGTGCTCACTGAATCACCTAGGACGAGCCCGGTGCGCAAGGCGAAGGAAGGCTGA
- a CDS encoding diacylglycerol kinase codes for MSSEPSAVVADGAALKGRSGLVRIWYACGYSLAGLRAAYAGEAAFRQLVWLSLLLIPLALLLDVSRVERAVLIAVVFLALIVELLNSAIEATVDRISFELHPLSKQAKDMGSAAQLLALCLIGLVWAVILIP; via the coding sequence ATGTCATCTGAGCCAAGCGCAGTGGTGGCCGACGGCGCTGCCCTCAAGGGGCGCAGCGGTCTGGTGCGCATCTGGTACGCCTGCGGCTATTCGCTCGCTGGTCTGCGGGCGGCCTATGCCGGCGAGGCGGCGTTCCGTCAGCTGGTGTGGCTGAGCCTGTTGCTGATCCCGCTGGCGTTGCTGCTCGACGTCAGCCGGGTCGAGCGCGCCGTGCTGATCGCGGTGGTGTTTCTCGCACTGATCGTTGAGCTACTCAATTCGGCCATCGAGGCTACGGTCGACCGCATCTCTTTCGAACTGCATCCGCTTTCCAAGCAGGCCAAGGACATGGGCAGCGCCGCACAACTGCTGGCGCTGTGTCTGATCGGCCTGGTTTGGGCGGTGATCCTGATTCCCTGA
- a CDS encoding sensor histidine kinase, translating to MLAKQPLARRIVIAFTLMTLVVSGAFALGIVGVVHFIEEQLVTEELSRDMDIVLNEDLAKGRPPQLDASTHFFASHLPEHPMPDAFATLGAGFTELVRDDEAYYVYVRDIGGNRYVLVQEQHEFEARENALFNVVLAGFLLTVLGAWLLGRLMANRVMAPVSRLANQVRHRDQLHPLAPPLALQYPDDEVGHLAAAFDSTLGQLRQTLERERLFTADVSHELRTPLMVVLGACELLEQAELPPRAQRQAGRIRRAAEEMQDLVETFLMLARARPQQASFAGNASLQSVAAEQSERWGPLLAEKGLAFELLKEGEDRAVYNRTLLGAVMSNLLRNALHYTDSGTVRLVLGDGGFRVEDSGVGIPLAEQERMFQPFVRGAEERGEGLGLGLSLVKRICAHQGWEVGLTPRQPQGSCFLVRLHAGAS from the coding sequence ATGCTCGCTAAGCAGCCGCTGGCGCGACGGATCGTCATCGCCTTCACCCTGATGACTCTGGTGGTGAGCGGTGCTTTCGCGCTCGGCATCGTCGGCGTGGTGCATTTCATCGAAGAGCAGCTGGTCACCGAGGAGCTGAGCCGCGATATGGATATCGTGCTCAATGAAGACCTGGCGAAGGGGCGGCCGCCGCAGCTGGATGCCAGCACTCATTTCTTCGCCTCGCATCTGCCCGAGCACCCGATGCCGGATGCGTTTGCGACGCTGGGTGCGGGCTTCACCGAGTTGGTGCGCGATGACGAGGCCTACTACGTCTATGTGCGCGACATTGGCGGCAACCGCTACGTGCTGGTGCAGGAACAGCACGAGTTCGAGGCCCGCGAGAATGCGCTGTTCAATGTGGTCCTGGCCGGCTTTCTGCTCACCGTGCTGGGCGCCTGGCTGCTCGGTCGATTGATGGCCAACCGGGTGATGGCGCCGGTCAGTCGCCTGGCCAATCAGGTGCGTCATCGTGACCAGCTGCATCCATTGGCTCCGCCGCTGGCGCTGCAGTATCCCGACGACGAAGTCGGCCACCTGGCGGCCGCCTTCGATAGCACCCTCGGTCAGTTGCGCCAGACCCTCGAGCGCGAGCGGCTGTTCACCGCAGATGTCAGTCACGAGCTGCGCACGCCGCTGATGGTCGTGCTCGGCGCCTGCGAGCTGCTGGAACAGGCCGAGCTGCCGCCGCGGGCGCAGCGTCAGGCCGGTCGTATACGACGCGCCGCCGAGGAAATGCAGGATCTGGTGGAAACCTTCCTGATGCTGGCGCGGGCACGCCCGCAACAGGCGTCCTTCGCTGGCAACGCCAGTTTGCAGAGTGTGGCGGCTGAGCAGAGCGAGCGCTGGGGGCCGCTGCTGGCAGAAAAGGGCCTGGCCTTCGAACTGCTGAAGGAGGGCGAGGACCGCGCTGTGTATAACCGCACACTGCTCGGCGCGGTGATGTCCAATCTGCTGCGCAATGCGCTGCACTACACCGATAGCGGCACGGTGCGCTTGGTCCTGGGCGACGGCGGTTTTCGTGTCGAGGACAGCGGCGTGGGTATTCCGCTGGCCGAGCAGGAACGCATGTTCCAGCCGTTCGTGCGCGGTGCCGAGGAACGCGGTGAGGGACTGGGGCTTGGACTTTCACTGGTCAAGCGCATTTGCGCGCACCAAGGCTGGGAAGTCGGTCTGACGCCACGGCAACCTCAGGGCAGCTGCTTCCTGGTACGGCTTCACGCTGGCGCCTCTTGA
- a CDS encoding lipopolysaccharide kinase InaA family protein gives MSRPLVLPAREARTSTFQRWWNTQGEWVEEPNQRRAGESGVQRIRLRDPQQPLLYCKRQIGHLYRSLLHPFGRPTALRELQALQAFVRLGVRVPDLVYCGTRQQAGQWQALLVTAELKGFVSLEDWYSEGMAEYYGHAVQERMLDAVGITLARIHQARWQHGCCYPKHIFLRVNGEGAAAWVEVALLDLEKSRRRLRRSAAARHDLRQLWRHRQAMPEQDWQRLLAAHASFGEVRCDVI, from the coding sequence ATGAGCCGACCACTCGTACTGCCGGCCCGCGAAGCGCGTACCAGCACCTTCCAGCGTTGGTGGAATACCCAGGGCGAATGGGTCGAGGAACCCAATCAACGCCGCGCCGGGGAAAGCGGCGTGCAACGCATACGGCTGCGCGATCCGCAGCAGCCGCTGTTGTACTGCAAACGGCAGATCGGCCACCTGTATCGCTCATTGCTGCATCCGTTTGGCCGGCCCACGGCGCTACGCGAGCTGCAGGCGCTGCAGGCTTTCGTCCGGCTCGGCGTGCGGGTGCCGGACCTGGTCTACTGCGGCACCCGCCAGCAGGCTGGCCAGTGGCAGGCGCTGTTGGTGACCGCAGAGCTGAAAGGCTTCGTCAGCCTGGAGGACTGGTACTCCGAGGGTATGGCCGAGTATTACGGCCATGCGGTGCAGGAGCGCATGCTCGACGCCGTCGGCATTACTCTCGCGCGCATCCACCAGGCGCGCTGGCAGCATGGTTGCTGCTACCCCAAGCACATCTTCCTCAGGGTCAATGGCGAGGGAGCGGCGGCCTGGGTCGAAGTCGCACTGCTCGATCTGGAGAAGAGCCGCCGCCGACTGCGGCGCAGCGCTGCGGCACGGCATGACCTGCGCCAGCTCTGGCGTCATCGGCAGGCAATGCCCGAGCAGGACTGGCAGCGACTACTGGCCGCTCATGCCAGCTTCGGCGAGGTGCGCTGCGATGTCATCTGA
- a CDS encoding diheme cytochrome c → MKIAPLAAVAGLGLTLVLAGLSFADDDDHHQRKGYKRPKRLAVPSDAPLAWKEECAACHMLYSPGLLPADAWREQMRTLSDHYGSNASLDPVQEQEILDFLVRASAANHLPVEPSPTAGEPPRISQTRWFEHKHDEVSEAKFARESVGGRFNCVACHRDAERGDFDDDRVKIPR, encoded by the coding sequence ATGAAGATTGCACCCCTCGCTGCCGTCGCCGGGCTGGGCCTGACCCTGGTACTGGCCGGCCTCAGCTTCGCCGATGACGACGACCATCATCAGCGCAAGGGCTACAAGCGGCCCAAGCGCCTGGCGGTACCCAGCGACGCGCCGCTGGCGTGGAAGGAAGAATGCGCGGCCTGCCACATGCTCTATTCCCCCGGCCTGCTGCCTGCCGATGCCTGGCGCGAGCAGATGCGCACCCTGAGCGACCACTACGGCAGCAACGCGTCGCTGGACCCGGTGCAGGAACAGGAAATCCTCGACTTCCTGGTCCGCGCCTCGGCCGCCAACCACCTGCCGGTGGAGCCGTCACCGACCGCCGGCGAGCCGCCACGCATCAGCCAGACGCGCTGGTTCGAGCACAAGCACGACGAGGTCAGCGAAGCCAAGTTCGCCCGCGAGTCGGTCGGCGGCCGCTTCAACTGCGTGGCCTGCCATCGCGACGCCGAACGCGGCGACTTCGATGACGACCGCGTGAAGATCCCGCGCTGA
- a CDS encoding YkvA family protein, with amino-acid sequence MSGLSRFKARLQGWARTLKRDVMTLWFCARHPGAPWWLRLLVVVLVAYALSPIDLIPDFIPLLGYLDDLLLLPLGIWLVVRLMPDAVLAECRKQAADWAQRNEARPVSRAAAAVVLLIWIALASATGYWLLGPERG; translated from the coding sequence TTGTCCGGCCTGTCCCGCTTCAAGGCCCGCCTGCAAGGCTGGGCGCGCACGCTCAAGCGCGACGTCATGACGCTCTGGTTCTGCGCGCGCCACCCCGGCGCGCCCTGGTGGCTGCGCCTGCTGGTCGTGGTGCTGGTGGCCTACGCACTGAGCCCGATCGACCTGATCCCCGACTTCATCCCGCTGCTCGGCTACCTCGACGACCTGCTTCTGCTGCCGCTCGGCATCTGGCTGGTGGTTCGCCTGATGCCCGACGCCGTGCTCGCCGAATGCCGTAAACAGGCGGCGGACTGGGCGCAACGCAATGAGGCTCGCCCGGTCAGTCGGGCCGCTGCCGCGGTGGTGCTGCTAATCTGGATCGCACTTGCCAGCGCCACCGGCTACTGGCTGCTCGGTCCGGAGCGCGGCTGA